The window TTCATTCTTTTTGATACCAGGTAATTTACGTCCTATTTTGCTCATTTTACTTACATTAGTTTGTTTATTATCAGAATCTACGGTTGGAACAAAAGATTCTAAACCTTTAATAACTGGTTGGGTGTATAAATTTTGTTGATTCATTTTTTTTACTCCCCTATTAATTACTTGATTATTAACTATAATTTCTTGTATATTTACTTTTGCAACATTATTTTTATTCATTTTTTATCTCCTCAATTAGGTTTAATATAAATAATATAATATAACAAAGAATTATTTTTGTCAATTTATTACTATATTATTCATATTTGTTATATATATTTTTGTTTTTTTTTTAATAAAAAAATTTTTATTAAAAATAGGTTTACTTTTTAATAACAATTGCGTTATTATAAATTCTAGTAAAACCTAATTGAGGAGATAAAAAATGAAAAGAATAAAGAAAAAAATCAATAAATACCAACACAAATTAATCGTTTTAATATCAACATTAAATTTTGTAAATTCTAAGTTTAAAAAATATAATCAAAATAAAATACTCTACTATTTTAATAATAACTTAAACAACAATGGTCAAAAAAAAGCTACACTCAAAACTCTACAAAGTTATTTATACAAACTAGAAAAAGAATTTCAAGTAACTAGTAACTATTACAGACATTTAGGAGAAAATTGCGGTACTGAAATTCACTATAAACTTAGATTTTCTAAAAAAGTATGTCACTATAAAATCAATAAACATTTTAAAGACAAAAAAGAAGACAGATTCCAACAACGTGCTAACTTATATCATCAACAAACATGCACTAATAATGGGAGTCTAAAGAAAAATGGGAGTGTAGAAAAATGGGAGTGTATTAATAATAATATTAATAATAATAATAATAATAATAAGAAGAAAGAGGTAGAAAAAACAGAAAGAGAAAAGGCACAGCTAGAAAAGTACATAAAGAAGTGTGAATTCAAAGATGATAAATATCTCTCAATTTTGAATTTAGAAACAACAAAAGAAATAAAAATAGCAAAGCTAATAGAACTGAAGAAAGAAGAGAATAGAATAGAAAGAGAACAAAATAAAAGCAATAAATTAGTAGAAAAACAAAAGGAATTAGAAAAGGCATTAGAAGAGACAAAGGAAGTATTAAAAAAAGAAGGATACAATGAGAAGCAATTAGAAACAGAGATACAAAAAGCGTATGAAAAGTATAAAGACAAGCCGCACTTTATTTTAGAGAGTAGTAAATACGGCGATTTAGGGCAGATAGTAAAGAGGATTAAGAAAACAGTTGAATGCAAGAAAAAAGACCAGAAAGAAGATCAGCAGCAGATTAGAAATAATATATTTAGTATACTGATAGATCAGTTGAAGAACAAAGTAGAGGTTAAAGTTTTAGCGCCAATATTGAAAGATTATTTAAACAAACAGAGTGATTTGAAATATAGTCAAGTATTTAATAATCATTATTACTATGAGATTTTAGAGATGGTAGAGGGCAAAGAGCATTTAAAAGTAGAAGAGTATGAAAAGATTGTTGATTAAGGATTTTTTATGGATAGTGTATTAGAGCGTCTTAAAGAAAAAAAAATAGAAATTGAAAAAAAGGTAGAAAATACAACAACAAGAGAAAAGTCTCTCTTTATTAAAATAGAAAATCAAAATAACAGAATATTGTATCACTTAAAAATAATGAAGGATATGTATCGATTTGGGGTTAATAGAAGCCAAAAGAATAAATTTTTTGTTTCATTTAGAGGATTATTCAATCAAGAAAAGATAGAATCATTTCATTTATTTTCTCTAAAAGAAGGAGATAAATTTTTAGGAATATTTTACGGTTCCAGGAAACCAATAAAAAATGTAGTTAGAAAGTATGAAGAAAATGGTATTATGAAAACGTCTACGTTTTCTAGAATACATTATATAGAATTTAGATTTAAAAAGGGAAGTGTATTTTGTTATTTAAGAGGATTTTCTTATTTAGTTAGAAAAGATAAAGCAGATTCAAAATATACTAAAACTTATATTGCAATACTTGAAACTTTAGAAAAACAAGTACATGAATTTTACAATAAAAAATTACCAAATGGAGGTATTATAAAAAAATGGATATCAAAAAACCTAAAGTAATAACAATTGCATCGATTAAAGGTGGTGTTGGGAAAAGTACGACTTGTTTAGCCTTTGCATTTTTACTATCCAGAACAAATAAAGTCTTAATCATAGATATGGATACTCAAGCATCGGTTACAAGCTATTATCAAGATAAAATACATGAGAACGATATAGATTTAAAAAATAGTAATATATATGAAGTTTTGGTTAATGAATTAGAAATTCAAAAAGCAGTTGTAAATCTTGATGATAACTTATTTTTAATACCAAGCTATTTAAGTTTACATAAACTTAATGAAGATACAATTGAATTTAAAGAATTATTACTTAAATCTATTTTAGCATGTTTTTGTAATAATTATGATTATATAATATTAGATACGGCACCCAGTTTTGATTTTATATCTAAAAACGCGTTATTAAGTAGTGATTGTATTATTGTTCCAATAATAGCAGAAAAATGGGCTGTAGAATGTTTAGATTTGTTTGATTTTTTCTTAGGTAAGTTAGGATTAAATCTACCTGTATTTTTACTTATAACAAGATTTAAAAAAAATAATACACATAAAGAATTTTTAAATTTAGTTAAGGATAGAAAAAATTTTTTAGGTATTATTTCAGAAAGAGAGGATTTGAATAGAGCTATAGCAAGCAATTCTACTTTTTCTTTAAAAAAAGATTATATTCATGAATATGAAAATGCTGTTAGTAAATTTTTAAGTGGAATTTAAAATTGTTTTAAGAAGTTTATTTAAAACTTTTAGTTATCCCAATTTGGGATAACTAAATAGTATTATTTATAACTTAAGGAGATATAAGGAGATAATTATGATAGTAAAGGTAAATAAAAGAAATTTAGAGAAAGTTGAGAATAATCAACGAGAATATTATGAAAATTTGAAAAGTAAATTAGTTAATAATTTTAGAAGAGAAATCT of the Borrelia hispanica CRI genome contains:
- a CDS encoding plasmid maintenance protein, which gives rise to MKRIKKKINKYQHKLIVLISTLNFVNSKFKKYNQNKILYYFNNNLNNNGQKKATLKTLQSYLYKLEKEFQVTSNYYRHLGENCGTEIHYKLRFSKKVCHYKINKHFKDKKEDRFQQRANLYHQQTCTNNGSLKKNGSVEKWECINNNINNNNNNNKKKEVEKTEREKAQLEKYIKKCEFKDDKYLSILNLETTKEIKIAKLIELKKEENRIEREQNKSNKLVEKQKELEKALEETKEVLKKEGYNEKQLETEIQKAYEKYKDKPHFILESSKYGDLGQIVKRIKKTVECKKKDQKEDQQQIRNNIFSILIDQLKNKVEVKVLAPILKDYLNKQSDLKYSQVFNNHYYYEILEMVEGKEHLKVEEYEKIVD
- a CDS encoding DUF226 domain-containing protein is translated as MDSVLERLKEKKIEIEKKVENTTTREKSLFIKIENQNNRILYHLKIMKDMYRFGVNRSQKNKFFVSFRGLFNQEKIESFHLFSLKEGDKFLGIFYGSRKPIKNVVRKYEENGIMKTSTFSRIHYIEFRFKKGSVFCYLRGFSYLVRKDKADSKYTKTYIAILETLEKQVHEFYNKKLPNGGIIKKWISKNLK
- a CDS encoding ParA family protein, which codes for MDIKKPKVITIASIKGGVGKSTTCLAFAFLLSRTNKVLIIDMDTQASVTSYYQDKIHENDIDLKNSNIYEVLVNELEIQKAVVNLDDNLFLIPSYLSLHKLNEDTIEFKELLLKSILACFCNNYDYIILDTAPSFDFISKNALLSSDCIIVPIIAEKWAVECLDLFDFFLGKLGLNLPVFLLITRFKKNNTHKEFLNLVKDRKNFLGIISEREDLNRAIASNSTFSLKKDYIHEYENAVSKFLSGI